From the endosymbiont of Bathymodiolus septemdierum str. Myojin knoll genome, one window contains:
- the murG gene encoding undecaprenyldiphospho-muramoylpentapeptide beta-N-acetylglucosaminyltransferase, with protein sequence MSKNKTILIMAGGTGGHIFPALAIAKALAQHSVKVEWLGTKKGMENSLVPKHNIKLHTVSAVGLRGKKLLSLTKAPFLLSLAVLQTFAVFIRVKPDAVLGMGGFASGIGGLVAWLLRKPLIIHEQNAILGTTNKSLSKLATQTFQAFDGAFSDNSIITSGNPVVFQPKNNHKKGEKLNLLIVGGSLGSKPINDIVSKLTIDINIWHQTGKQHLDTVQVQYSNKNAKIVAFIDDMASAYAWADVVLCRAGAMTVSELMLAAKPSILIPLPHAIDNHQFYNAKILADHRAGILIEQKKLTLEGLEEILLNLDADSIQTMSQNAKKLAKPNAATEISAYLLTVD encoded by the coding sequence ATGTCTAAAAATAAAACCATTCTTATTATGGCAGGTGGTACAGGTGGCCATATATTTCCTGCATTGGCAATTGCAAAAGCGTTGGCGCAACACTCGGTTAAGGTTGAATGGTTAGGCACTAAAAAAGGCATGGAAAACAGCCTTGTGCCTAAACATAATATTAAGCTACATACGGTTAGCGCCGTGGGTTTACGGGGTAAAAAATTACTCAGCCTTACTAAAGCACCCTTCTTACTCTCGCTTGCCGTATTACAAACTTTTGCTGTGTTTATACGCGTCAAACCCGATGCGGTTTTAGGCATGGGTGGATTTGCCTCAGGCATTGGTGGCTTAGTGGCTTGGCTATTACGCAAACCGCTCATTATTCACGAACAAAACGCCATCCTTGGCACAACCAACAAGAGTCTATCAAAACTTGCCACGCAGACATTTCAAGCTTTTGATGGTGCATTTTCCGATAATAGTATTATTACTTCAGGTAATCCCGTGGTATTTCAACCAAAGAATAATCATAAAAAAGGTGAAAAACTGAATTTATTAATTGTTGGCGGTAGTTTAGGCTCAAAACCCATTAACGACATCGTTAGCAAGCTCACTATTGACATTAATATCTGGCATCAAACAGGAAAACAGCATTTGGACACTGTCCAAGTCCAATACAGCAATAAAAATGCAAAAATAGTGGCATTTATTGATGATATGGCTAGTGCTTATGCTTGGGCAGATGTGGTGCTATGTCGTGCGGGCGCAATGACAGTGTCGGAGTTAATGTTGGCGGCGAAGCCGAGTATCTTGATTCCTTTGCCACATGCAATTGACAATCATCAATTTTACAATGCTAAGATTTTAGCCGACCACAGGGCGGGAATTCTGATTGAGCAAAAGAAGTTAACCCTTGAGGGGCTAGAAGAAATACTGCTTAATTTGGACGCAGACAGCATTCAAACCATGTCACAAAATGCCAAGAAACTGGCAAAACCTAACGCAGCAACTGAAATCAGTGCGTACTTACTGACTGTCGATTAA
- a CDS encoding zeta toxin family protein, with translation MNNPILTIIAGVNGSGKTTFALDYFKDSQTTFINADLIATGFSPNNPDLSQFRAGKLMLIEIEKCIKNRKNFAIETTLASKNYIKLINRLKQNNWRVQMLYLYLPNVNLSIDRVAERVKNGGHNIRLEDIKRRYNRSIENLINDYFLVTDSIICIGNENHSELIFNKNKDNLTVYNQSIMDEILRVKNVKR, from the coding sequence ATGAATAATCCAATTTTAACAATTATTGCAGGCGTTAACGGATCAGGGAAGACAACCTTTGCTCTGGATTATTTTAAAGACAGTCAAACAACTTTTATTAACGCAGATTTAATTGCTACAGGGTTTTCACCTAATAACCCTGATTTATCTCAATTTAGAGCAGGAAAATTAATGTTGATTGAGATTGAAAAATGCATTAAAAATAGAAAAAATTTTGCAATTGAAACAACTTTAGCGAGCAAGAACTATATTAAACTTATTAATAGACTAAAACAAAATAACTGGCGAGTACAAATGCTTTATCTGTATTTACCCAATGTTAATTTATCTATTGATAGAGTTGCAGAAAGGGTTAAAAATGGCGGGCATAATATTAGGCTTGAAGATATTAAGAGAAGATATAATAGAAGTATTGAGAATTTGATAAATGATTATTTTTTGGTGACCGATAGTATTATTTGTATTGGTAACGAAAATCACAGTGAATTAATCTTTAACAAAAATAAAGACAATCTCACTGTTTACAATCAAAGCATAATGGATGAAATTTTGAGGGTTAAAAATGTTAAACGATAG
- a CDS encoding tyrosine recombinase XerC, which translates to MQENINDFISYLDIERNYALNTQRAYAKDLYQLLDFLQQQHIQQWAEVTIEHLNALIINLRSHNNSARSIRRHLSSVRGFFTYLVNHDIILNNCSVGLRSPKIDKNLPKTLDYNQIELLLRLQSKSAIELRNIAIIEVIYSCALRVSELVGLNVNNIDFEGGFLQVMGKGSKMRHTPLGKAAQKALSRYLQKTGIVMGALFLNNKGQRMSVRAIELMIKKRALSVGIKVNVYPHMLRHTAATHFLQSSHDLCSVQDFLGHESIKSTQVYTHLDFLELSKVYDKCHPRAKK; encoded by the coding sequence ATGCAAGAAAATATTAATGATTTTATTTCCTACCTTGATATTGAGCGTAATTATGCGCTAAATACTCAGCGGGCATATGCAAAAGACTTGTACCAATTATTGGATTTTTTACAACAACAACACATTCAACAGTGGGCGGAGGTTACTATAGAGCACTTGAATGCCTTAATTATAAATCTACGCAGTCATAATAATAGTGCTCGCAGTATTCGTCGCCATTTGTCTTCTGTGCGTGGTTTTTTCACCTATTTAGTCAATCACGATATCATTCTAAATAATTGTTCGGTGGGGTTGCGGTCGCCCAAAATTGATAAAAATTTACCCAAAACTCTGGACTACAATCAAATAGAATTACTATTAAGACTGCAGTCTAAAAGCGCAATAGAACTGCGTAATATTGCTATTATTGAAGTGATTTATTCGTGCGCACTTAGGGTGTCAGAACTGGTAGGTTTAAATGTGAACAACATTGACTTTGAAGGGGGTTTTTTGCAAGTGATGGGCAAAGGTTCAAAGATGCGTCACACGCCCTTGGGTAAAGCCGCACAAAAGGCACTCAGTCGTTATTTGCAAAAAACAGGGATTGTCATGGGTGCTTTATTCTTAAACAATAAAGGGCAACGAATGAGTGTTAGGGCGATTGAGCTAATGATTAAGAAACGGGCATTAAGCGTTGGCATTAAAGTCAATGTCTACCCTCATATGCTTCGCCACACAGCTGCCACACATTTTTTGCAGTCTAGTCACGACTTATGCTCTGTGCAAGATTTTTTAGGGCATGAGAGTATTAAATCCACACAAGTCTACACCCATCTTGATTTTTTAGAGTTAAGCAAGGTTTATGATAAATGTCATCCGAGGGCAAAAAAATGA
- the glnA gene encoding type I glutamate--ammonia ligase — protein MSAKDVMNMIKDNEVKFIDFRFTDTIGKEQHVSVPAHTIDAEKLEEGQMFDGSSIAGWKPINESDMILKPDTTTAVLDPFTQESTLNITCDVIESNDMKGYEKDPRSIAKRAEAYLNETGVGDTAYFGNEPEFFVFDSVKWDTGFGLGKAFYEIHSEEADWESGSDFEGGNKGHRPRIKGGYFPVPPVDSLHDLRAEMCLAIEEMGVTTEVHHHEVGTAGQCEIGALFNTLVKKADETQILKYCIHNVAHMYGKTATFMPKPIAVDNGNGMHVHQSISKDGKNLFDGGEYGQLSQMALYYIGGIIKHARALNAFTNSSTNSYKRLVPGFEAPEMLAYSAKNRSAAIRIPFVSSPKGRRIEVRFPDPTANPYLAFSAMLMAGLDGIKNKIDPGKPGDEDLYELSEAEKAKIPKVCGSLDQALEALDADREFLKAGGVFTDNVIDSFIELKMEEVTALRASPHPVEFDMYYSC, from the coding sequence ATGTCTGCAAAAGATGTAATGAATATGATAAAAGACAATGAGGTAAAATTTATTGACTTTCGTTTTACTGACACAATTGGCAAGGAGCAACATGTGAGTGTTCCTGCACATACCATTGATGCTGAAAAATTAGAAGAGGGGCAAATGTTTGACGGCTCCTCAATCGCTGGATGGAAGCCAATTAATGAATCTGATATGATCCTCAAACCGGATACAACAACAGCAGTTTTAGACCCATTTACTCAAGAGTCTACGCTTAACATTACCTGTGATGTTATTGAGTCAAATGATATGAAAGGCTATGAAAAAGACCCTCGCTCTATTGCTAAAAGAGCTGAAGCTTATTTAAATGAAACGGGGGTTGGTGATACCGCTTATTTTGGTAATGAGCCAGAATTTTTTGTTTTTGACAGTGTTAAATGGGACACAGGTTTTGGCTTAGGAAAGGCTTTTTATGAAATCCATTCTGAAGAAGCCGATTGGGAATCTGGTTCTGATTTTGAAGGTGGCAACAAAGGGCACCGACCTAGAATTAAAGGCGGCTATTTCCCAGTGCCACCGGTGGACTCATTACATGATTTACGCGCAGAAATGTGTTTGGCTATTGAAGAAATGGGTGTTACAACCGAAGTACATCATCACGAAGTAGGCACAGCTGGACAATGTGAAATTGGTGCTTTATTTAACACGCTAGTGAAAAAAGCAGACGAAACCCAAATTCTTAAATACTGTATTCACAATGTTGCCCATATGTACGGCAAAACAGCAACCTTTATGCCTAAGCCGATTGCGGTTGATAATGGCAATGGTATGCATGTTCATCAGTCAATCTCTAAAGACGGTAAAAATTTATTTGATGGAGGCGAATATGGTCAATTAAGTCAAATGGCACTTTATTATATTGGTGGTATTATCAAGCATGCGAGAGCGTTAAATGCCTTTACCAATTCTTCAACTAACTCTTACAAGCGTTTGGTGCCAGGATTTGAAGCGCCTGAAATGTTGGCTTATTCAGCTAAAAACCGTTCTGCCGCTATTCGCATCCCTTTTGTTTCTAGCCCAAAAGGTCGTCGTATAGAAGTTCGTTTCCCTGACCCAACAGCCAATCCATATTTAGCGTTCTCTGCAATGTTAATGGCGGGCCTTGATGGTATTAAGAATAAAATTGACCCAGGTAAGCCAGGAGATGAGGATCTGTATGAATTGTCTGAAGCGGAAAAAGCTAAGATTCCTAAGGTTTGTGGGTCACTTGACCAGGCATTAGAGGCATTGGATGCAGACCGTGAATTCTTAAAAGCAGGCGGCGTGTTTACTGATAATGTGATCGATTCATTTATTGAACTTAAAATGGAGGAGGTAACAGCATTGCGTGCTTCACCTCATCCTGTTGAGTTTGATATGTATTACAGTTGTTAA
- the hemF gene encoding oxygen-dependent coproporphyrinogen oxidase, with protein sequence MINQVKQYLLSLQADICEQLEAVDGSALFIKDKWKKPNGKGDGLTRVLTNGTVFEQAGVNYSIVHGNNMPASATALRPELAGRSFTALGVSLVIHPLNPYVPTSHANVRFFIAEKDGEDPIWWFGGGFDLTPYYGFDEDCIAWHQSAKDACDPFGVDTYAKYKQWCDDYFYLKHRDEQRGIGGLFFDDLNEGSFEDCFAFMQSVGNSYIKAYRPIVEKRKDTPYTDQQRQFQLYRRGRYVEFNLVYDRGTLFGLQTDGRTESILMSLPPLVRWEYQYKVEPNSEEERLCSYFLKPKNWLAL encoded by the coding sequence ATGATTAACCAAGTTAAACAGTATTTACTTAGCTTACAGGCTGATATTTGTGAACAATTAGAGGCGGTTGACGGCAGTGCGTTGTTCATCAAAGACAAATGGAAAAAACCCAATGGTAAAGGTGATGGGCTGACTAGAGTGTTGACAAATGGCACAGTTTTTGAACAAGCTGGCGTCAATTATTCCATTGTCCATGGTAACAATATGCCTGCTTCTGCCACCGCTCTTAGACCCGAATTAGCAGGGCGTAGTTTTACTGCATTAGGGGTTTCACTTGTTATCCACCCGCTTAATCCTTATGTTCCAACTTCCCATGCTAATGTGCGTTTTTTCATCGCTGAAAAGGACGGCGAAGATCCAATTTGGTGGTTTGGCGGTGGTTTTGATTTAACCCCGTATTACGGCTTTGACGAAGATTGTATCGCTTGGCATCAAAGTGCCAAAGATGCTTGCGACCCTTTTGGCGTTGACACTTACGCTAAATATAAACAATGGTGTGATGATTATTTTTATCTAAAACATCGTGATGAGCAACGCGGTATTGGCGGATTGTTCTTTGATGATCTCAATGAAGGTAGTTTTGAAGACTGTTTTGCTTTTATGCAAAGCGTTGGCAATAGCTATATCAAAGCCTATCGTCCAATTGTTGAAAAACGCAAAGATACGCCTTACACCGACCAGCAGCGCCAATTTCAACTTTATCGCCGTGGTCGGTATGTCGAATTTAATCTTGTCTATGATCGTGGCACCTTGTTCGGACTGCAAACCGATGGTCGTACAGAGTCCATTTTAATGTCATTGCCACCGTTAGTACGCTGGGAGTATCAGTACAAGGTTGAGCCTAATAGTGAGGAAGAAAGGCTTTGCAGTTATTTTCTTAAGCCGAAAAATTGGCTGGCATTATGA
- a CDS encoding ABC-F family ATPase: MISTANITMQFGEKPLFENISIKFSDGNRYGLIGANGCGKSTFMKILTGELTPTHGTVSISDGERLGILRQDQFAYEEYRVVDAVIMGHEKLWQVKQERERIYALAEMSEKDGTKVAELEMEFAEMDGYMAESSASELLLGLDIPEDQHYNLMSEIAPGWKLRVLLAQALFSDPEILLLDEPTNNLDIDSIRWLEGVLKVRKATMVIISHDRHFLNGVCTHMSDLDYGALKTFPGNYDDFMIAATAIQEKMQSDNAKKEAKMKELKHFVSRFSANASKSKQATSRLKQLDKIVLDDMRPSSRVSPYINFRQDKALHRNIIEVEGLNKSFDGVEVLKDIHFLFEVGERIAIIGQNGTGKTTLLRTLVGEIEADKGKIKWSENVNIGYYAQDHSDDFAEDITVLDWMAQFKTPKQDIQDMRSVLGKMLFGKDDIEKSVKSLSGGEKGRMLFGKLMLQNPNVLVMDEPTNHLDMESIEALNLALENYEGTLIFVSHDREFVSSLSTKIIELTENDAIYYAGNYEDYLKSQR, from the coding sequence ATGATATCTACCGCCAATATCACCATGCAATTCGGTGAAAAACCTTTATTTGAAAATATTTCTATTAAATTTTCTGACGGCAATCGTTATGGCTTGATTGGTGCCAATGGTTGCGGCAAATCAACCTTTATGAAAATTTTAACTGGCGAATTAACACCAACCCATGGCACTGTTAGTATTAGTGATGGTGAGCGATTGGGTATTTTGCGTCAAGACCAGTTTGCTTATGAAGAATATCGAGTGGTGGATGCCGTGATTATGGGGCACGAAAAACTTTGGCAAGTAAAGCAAGAAAGAGAGCGTATTTATGCTTTGGCAGAAATGAGTGAAAAAGATGGCACCAAAGTTGCAGAATTAGAAATGGAATTTGCTGAAATGGATGGTTATATGGCAGAATCTTCTGCCAGTGAGTTATTACTAGGTTTGGATATTCCCGAGGATCAGCACTATAATCTAATGAGTGAGATTGCACCAGGTTGGAAATTGCGTGTGTTATTAGCGCAAGCACTGTTCTCTGATCCTGAAATTTTGTTACTTGATGAGCCAACCAACAACTTGGACATTGATTCAATTCGCTGGTTAGAGGGTGTGTTGAAAGTTCGTAAAGCCACAATGGTCATTATTTCTCACGATAGGCATTTCTTAAACGGTGTTTGCACCCATATGTCAGACTTAGATTATGGCGCATTAAAAACCTTCCCAGGGAACTATGATGACTTTATGATTGCTGCCACTGCCATTCAAGAGAAAATGCAGTCAGATAACGCCAAGAAAGAGGCAAAAATGAAGGAGCTTAAACACTTCGTCTCGCGTTTTTCTGCCAATGCCTCTAAATCTAAACAGGCAACTTCTCGTCTTAAGCAATTAGACAAAATTGTGTTAGATGACATGCGTCCATCCTCCCGTGTTAGCCCTTATATTAATTTCAGACAAGACAAAGCCTTGCACCGTAATATTATTGAAGTAGAGGGGTTAAATAAAAGTTTTGATGGTGTGGAAGTTTTAAAAGACATTCACTTTCTTTTTGAAGTCGGAGAACGCATTGCCATTATCGGTCAAAATGGTACCGGTAAAACCACGCTACTACGCACCTTGGTCGGCGAAATCGAAGCTGACAAGGGTAAGATTAAGTGGAGTGAGAATGTTAATATTGGCTATTACGCACAGGATCATAGTGACGACTTTGCAGAAGACATAACGGTCTTAGATTGGATGGCACAATTTAAAACTCCAAAGCAAGACATTCAAGATATGCGCTCTGTTCTTGGGAAAATGCTATTTGGTAAGGATGATATTGAAAAAAGTGTTAAATCTCTTTCTGGTGGTGAAAAAGGCAGGATGTTATTTGGCAAACTTATGTTACAAAATCCAAATGTTTTAGTTATGGATGAGCCAACCAACCACCTTGATATGGAGTCTATTGAAGCACTTAATCTTGCGTTAGAGAATTATGAAGGGACATTGATATTCGTCAGCCATGATAGAGAGTTTGTTTCATCACTATCCACTAAAATTATAGAACTTACAGAAAATGATGCTATTTATTATGCGGGTAATTACGAAGATTATTTAAAGTCTCAAAGGTAA
- a CDS encoding sulfurtransferase TusA family protein, giving the protein MTTHQIDVKRLLCPMPVIRLGETIEKIKAGDIIEMIATDPGVLHDIPAWCKVHGHKVLKIDGKYDKIVLLVEKIG; this is encoded by the coding sequence ATGACAACTCATCAGATAGATGTTAAACGCCTGCTTTGTCCAATGCCTGTTATTCGTCTTGGTGAAACTATTGAAAAAATTAAAGCAGGAGATATTATTGAAATGATAGCAACAGACCCTGGTGTTCTTCACGACATCCCCGCCTGGTGCAAGGTTCACGGACATAAAGTACTTAAAATTGATGGAAAATACGACAAGATTGTTTTACTTGTGGAGAAAATAGGGTAG
- a CDS encoding L-threonylcarbamoyladenylate synthase — translation MNFKTRLTAKILTMGGVVSIPTDTIQGLTCLPKCQQSIQKILRLKRRSPEKGIILLASDTDLLTSFVQDADLLEKIQPQRYPTTYLLKANNAVSSLITGKFDTVGVRITDDPLIVYLCKKCNSALLSTSANISGKQAVDSALKLNIDFQQQLDFILTQNKDNGQASRIINLHTGERLR, via the coding sequence ATGAATTTCAAAACTCGATTAACTGCCAAAATCCTTACAATGGGCGGCGTCGTTAGCATTCCAACGGACACTATTCAAGGCTTGACTTGCTTGCCAAAATGTCAGCAATCCATACAAAAAATACTGCGACTCAAACGCCGTAGTCCCGAAAAAGGCATTATCCTACTTGCCAGTGATACTGACTTGCTTACATCGTTTGTGCAAGACGCCGATTTACTTGAAAAAATTCAGCCTCAGCGGTATCCAACCACCTATTTGCTTAAAGCCAACAATGCCGTTTCATCGTTAATCACAGGTAAATTTGATACCGTTGGCGTTCGTATTACCGATGATCCGCTTATCGTCTATTTATGCAAAAAATGTAACAGTGCTTTGCTTTCCACTAGTGCTAATATTAGTGGCAAGCAGGCTGTCGATAGCGCGCTCAAATTAAATATTGATTTTCAACAACAATTGGATTTTATCCTTACACAAAACAAGGATAATGGTCAGGCTTCACGAATTATTAATTTACACACGGGAGAGCGATTAAGATGA
- a CDS encoding FtsW/RodA/SpoVE family cell cycle protein, translating into MFAFLKIFDKTGQVPDKKLLFAIMSLVIFGWIMSSSASIGHFGIYNKAFMQLGFIVVGIVAGIFTLKTPLSFYKENRYWLILLTLILLIVVITPLGKTINGSTRWIPLGGFNLQPSEILKLVIILFTAGFLVEQEEDLRHPWLGFIKALFIIAIPSVLLIIEPDYGATIIVVATILIMLLVAGVYLKQLIATGGILSLLIIGIISTNQNRVDRFTAFWREDLWLNHSDKVWQTKQALIGIARGDWTGVGLGNGIQKYTKLPEPHTDMIFAIIGEETGIIGMGFVLLTFTYIILRGFKIAREALKDDRRYSSYVGFGICTWLSMQFSVNISMNLGLIPPKGFTLPLVSYGGSSMILILVSMAILLRIDLENRTESSKRRYYV; encoded by the coding sequence ATGTTTGCTTTCTTAAAAATATTTGATAAAACGGGTCAGGTTCCTGATAAAAAATTACTATTTGCCATAATGTCATTAGTGATTTTTGGCTGGATAATGTCGTCTTCCGCATCAATTGGGCACTTTGGTATCTACAATAAAGCTTTTATGCAATTAGGTTTTATTGTGGTTGGCATAGTGGCTGGAATTTTTACACTTAAAACACCCTTGTCTTTTTATAAAGAAAATCGTTATTGGCTTATTTTACTCACGCTGATATTATTGATTGTTGTCATTACCCCTTTGGGGAAAACCATTAACGGTTCTACACGCTGGATTCCCTTAGGCGGTTTTAATTTACAGCCTTCTGAAATCTTAAAACTTGTGATTATTTTATTTACCGCAGGCTTTTTAGTTGAGCAAGAGGAGGATTTAAGACACCCGTGGCTCGGTTTCATTAAAGCCTTGTTTATTATTGCTATTCCAAGCGTATTGTTGATTATTGAGCCTGATTATGGTGCAACCATCATTGTCGTTGCAACAATACTAATTATGTTGCTGGTAGCAGGGGTTTACTTAAAGCAGTTGATTGCCACTGGTGGCATTCTTAGTCTATTGATTATTGGGATTATTTCCACAAACCAAAATCGAGTGGATCGTTTTACCGCCTTTTGGCGAGAAGACTTATGGCTTAATCATTCTGATAAAGTATGGCAGACCAAACAAGCGCTCATTGGTATTGCTAGAGGGGATTGGACTGGTGTGGGCTTGGGCAATGGCATTCAAAAATACACCAAACTACCTGAGCCCCATACCGATATGATTTTTGCAATTATCGGTGAAGAAACGGGGATTATCGGCATGGGTTTCGTTCTACTTACCTTTACTTACATTATTCTCAGAGGTTTTAAAATTGCCAGAGAGGCGCTTAAAGATGACCGTAGATACAGTTCTTATGTCGGTTTTGGCATCTGCACCTGGTTAAGTATGCAATTTAGCGTCAATATCTCCATGAATCTTGGGCTTATTCCACCTAAAGGCTTTACTTTGCCTTTGGTTAGTTATGGGGGATCTAGTATGATATTGATACTCGTTTCTATGGCAATTTTATTAAGAATTGATTTGGAAAACAGAACGGAATCCTCAAAACGGAGATATTATGTCTAA
- the bioB gene encoding biotin synthase BioB — translation MTKLKNDWTLAEVEALFALPFNDLLFKAHTIHRGNFDPNAVQVSSLLNIKTGACPEDCSYCSQSSKYDTGLEREKLMEIDMVLKEAKTAQDNGATRFCMGAAWRNPTDKSLDKVIPMIQGVKAMGMETCVTLGMLTQAQAFTLKEAGLDYYNHNIDTSEENYSNVITTRNFQDRLDTLESVQNADIHVCSGGILGLGEGQSDRASMLRSLANLEKHPDSVPLNLLVPIPGTPFEKVTPPSETEFVRTIAVARIMMPKSVVRLSAGRTEMGEAMQAMCFFAGANSIFYGEQLLTTSNPDTNADQMLFKKLGINRQSVSTH, via the coding sequence ATGACAAAATTAAAAAACGATTGGACATTGGCAGAGGTTGAGGCATTATTTGCTTTGCCTTTTAACGACCTGTTATTTAAAGCGCATACGATACACAGAGGTAATTTTGACCCTAATGCTGTCCAAGTTAGTTCTTTGCTGAATATTAAGACAGGTGCTTGTCCAGAGGACTGCTCGTACTGCTCACAGAGTTCTAAATACGATACAGGCTTAGAGCGCGAGAAGTTGATGGAAATTGACATGGTGCTTAAAGAGGCAAAAACTGCACAAGATAATGGTGCAACGCGTTTTTGTATGGGGGCTGCATGGCGTAATCCGACAGACAAGAGTTTGGACAAAGTCATTCCGATGATTCAAGGTGTTAAAGCAATGGGTATGGAAACTTGCGTGACTTTGGGTATGCTGACGCAGGCGCAGGCATTTACACTGAAAGAAGCGGGGTTGGATTACTATAATCACAACATTGATACCTCGGAAGAGAACTATTCTAATGTGATTACTACGCGTAATTTTCAAGATAGATTGGACACCTTAGAATCGGTGCAAAATGCCGACATTCATGTTTGTAGTGGTGGTATTTTAGGTTTAGGAGAAGGGCAATCTGACCGTGCATCCATGTTGCGTTCGTTGGCAAATCTTGAAAAACACCCTGATTCTGTGCCACTCAATCTTTTGGTGCCAATCCCAGGTACGCCTTTTGAAAAAGTTACGCCACCAAGTGAAACCGAATTCGTCCGTACTATTGCAGTAGCCCGTATTATGATGCCGAAATCTGTGGTGCGTTTGTCAGCAGGTCGCACGGAAATGGGTGAAGCAATGCAAGCGATGTGTTTCTTTGCAGGGGCAAATTCTATCTTTTACGGCGAACAATTATTGACAACGAGTAATCCAGATACCAATGCAGATCAAATGCTATTTAAAAAGTTAGGCATTAATCGACAGTCAGTAAGTACGCACTGA